In Vanessa atalanta chromosome 17, ilVanAtal1.2, whole genome shotgun sequence, one DNA window encodes the following:
- the LOC125070442 gene encoding allergen Tha p 1-like, translating to MKSIIVLCFLALLAFAAARPDKYTDRFDKVNIDEILSNRRLLSAYISCVLEKGKCTNDGRELKSHIKEALENQCEKCTEVQRKGTRTVIRHLINNEQSYWDQLVAKYDPKRKYVAKYENELKAIKA from the exons aTGAAGAGcattattgtattatgttttttgGCATTACTTGCATTTGCCGCAGCTCGCCCAGATAAATACACCGATCGTTTTGACAAAGTTAACATTGACGAAATTTTGAGTAACCGAAGGTTATTATCAGCTTACATTTCGTGCGTGCTCGAAAAGGGCAAATGCACAAACGACGGACGTGAATTAAAAT cTCACATTAAGGAAGCATTGGAGAATCAGTGTGAGAAATGTACCGAAGTCCAGCGTAAAGGAACGAGAACCGTAATCCGTCATTTGATCAACAACGAACAGAGTTACTGGGATCAGCTCGTCGCGAAGTACGACCCAAAACGCAAATATGTTGCTAAATATGAGAATGAACTCAAGGCTATCAAAGCGTAA
- the LOC125070679 gene encoding allergen Tha p 1-like has product MKVIVCLFALIAIALARPDEKYTNRYDNVDLDEILGNKRILGNYYKCIMDQGKCSPDGTELKSHMQEALENECAKCTDAQKNGTEKVIGHLINKEPELWDQLTAKFDPENKYRVKYEERLKTLSH; this is encoded by the exons ATGAAGGTCATAGTCTGCCTTTTCGCCTTAATCGCGATCGCTCTCGCTCGTCCGGATGAGAAGTACACTAACCGTTACGACAATGTCGATCTGGATGAAATTCTCGGCAACAAACGTATTCTAGGCAACTACTACAAATGTATCATGGACCAAGGAAAGTGCTCTCCCGATGGCACTGAACTCAAAT CACACATGCAAGAAGCCCTCGAAAACGAATGCGCCAAGTGCACAGACGCGCAGAAGAATGGCACAGAGAAGGTGATCGGTCATCTCATTAACAAAGAGCCGGAACTTTGGGACCAACTCACCGCCAAGTTCGATCCTGAAAACAAGTATAGGGTAAAATACGAGGAGCGTTTGAAAACTTTATCTCactga